A genomic window from Vagococcus sp. CY52-2 includes:
- the nifJ gene encoding pyruvate:ferredoxin (flavodoxin) oxidoreductase: MTEKITMDGNTAAAYVSYAFTELVAVYPITPSSTMAEVVENWSVKHRKNIFGKPVKVVNMQSEAGAAGAVHGSLKAGTLTSTYTASQGLLLMIPNMYKIAGELLPTVFHVASRAVTTNALSIFGDHGDVMAARQTGFCMLAESSVQEVMDLSAVAHLASIEASLPFMNFFDGFRTSHEIQKIDVIPYDVLGNLVNQEALDAFRKRAMNPNHPSVSGTAQNPDIHFQQRETINQYYERVPEIVQKYMNDINAIRGTNYDLSTYYGHEEATEIIISMGSVAPTVRQTVDYLNNQGRKVGHLNIHLYRPFPTENILKNIPDTVERIAVLDRTKEPGADGEPLLLDIQSAMYRHKNRPIVIGGRYGLGSKDVPPNQIKAIFDHLSGPVDKLLYRFTVGINDDVTHLSLPVGPLLDLTPKDTYQAKFWGFGSDGTVGANKQAIKIIGNHTDLYAQGYFSYDSKKSGGLTTSYLRFGKEPINSPYLIETADFIGCHNGSYIHQYDLLRGLKKGGIFLLNTTWDKDRVLRLLPKRLKKELAKKEANFYIIDAMSIAQEVGLGRRINQVMSTAFFELNQLMPKDEYIKYLKEEVVASYGKKSQAIVDKNHAAIDLTLSDLVKVDIPSNWLDIEIDKAIVDMTKPKYVREILEPVNAQQGDSLSVKTLIDNNMTDGSVPMGTAAFEKRGIALEVPEWIPEACTMCNECAFICPHAAIRPFLADDEEMAEAPEGFIVREMKGADGLKYRIQVSLEDCTGCGLCVDVCPAKEKALVMKPYDEQKEEAINWAFAMTLKQKANPVKKKESIKGSQFEQPLMEFSGACSGCGETTYIKLLTQLYGDRMLMANATGCSSIWGASAPSTPYTTNAEGQGPAWSNSLFEDNAEFGLGMYLANKTQRDGVQHLLEEAIEQQVGTDSLRELMVDWIEHKDEGKGSRQRSTKLEAALLEEMDGNELLEDIYRKRDLFVKPSQWIIGGDGWAYDIGFGGIDHCLASGEDVNIFIMDNEVYSNTGGQTSKATPTGAIAKFSSEGKRTPKKDLGLIAMTYGGVYVAQIAINANPTQAIKAIAEAESYPGPSLIIGYVPCINHGIQGGMSHAVEVTKRAVESGYWPLYRYNPELVDKGKEPLKIDYKKANFDNLTEFFNYQTRFSALENVLEDEAEVATLLEKSADDAIEKAQTYKRLSGK; the protein is encoded by the coding sequence ATGACAGAAAAAATTACCATGGATGGCAACACAGCTGCGGCTTATGTATCTTATGCATTTACTGAATTAGTGGCAGTTTATCCGATAACACCAAGTTCTACAATGGCAGAAGTGGTAGAAAATTGGTCAGTGAAACATCGTAAAAATATTTTTGGTAAACCAGTTAAAGTAGTAAACATGCAATCAGAAGCTGGAGCAGCAGGAGCGGTACATGGATCGCTAAAAGCTGGCACATTAACCTCAACGTATACAGCATCTCAAGGATTATTGTTAATGATACCTAATATGTATAAAATAGCTGGCGAGTTGTTGCCGACAGTGTTTCATGTGGCCTCTCGAGCAGTTACAACGAACGCGTTAAGTATTTTTGGGGATCATGGAGATGTCATGGCAGCCAGACAAACTGGTTTCTGTATGTTAGCTGAGAGCTCTGTTCAAGAAGTGATGGATTTATCTGCGGTAGCTCACTTAGCTTCCATCGAAGCAAGTTTACCATTTATGAATTTCTTTGATGGGTTTAGAACAAGTCATGAAATTCAAAAAATTGATGTGATTCCATATGACGTGTTAGGAAATTTGGTGAATCAGGAAGCACTAGATGCTTTTAGAAAACGTGCAATGAATCCAAATCATCCAAGTGTTTCAGGTACAGCACAAAATCCTGATATACACTTTCAACAGAGAGAAACAATTAATCAATATTATGAACGTGTACCAGAAATTGTTCAAAAATACATGAACGACATTAATGCAATTCGTGGCACGAATTATGATTTGAGTACTTATTATGGTCATGAAGAAGCAACAGAAATTATCATTTCAATGGGGTCAGTCGCACCAACTGTTAGACAAACAGTTGATTATCTAAATAATCAAGGTCGTAAAGTAGGGCATTTAAATATACATTTGTATCGCCCATTTCCGACTGAAAATATTTTAAAAAATATTCCAGATACAGTAGAACGAATTGCTGTTTTAGATAGAACAAAAGAACCAGGGGCTGATGGCGAGCCACTTTTACTAGATATTCAAAGTGCGATGTATCGTCATAAAAATCGACCAATTGTCATTGGTGGACGATATGGATTAGGTTCTAAGGATGTGCCACCGAACCAAATTAAAGCGATTTTTGATCATTTAAGTGGACCGGTGGATAAATTATTGTATCGTTTTACTGTTGGTATCAATGATGATGTCACACATTTGTCATTACCAGTGGGACCATTGCTTGATTTAACACCAAAAGATACTTACCAAGCAAAATTTTGGGGATTTGGATCTGACGGAACAGTTGGTGCTAATAAACAAGCCATTAAAATCATTGGAAATCACACTGACCTATATGCACAAGGGTATTTTTCTTATGATTCAAAAAAATCTGGTGGGTTAACGACCTCTTATTTACGTTTTGGAAAAGAACCAATCAATTCCCCTTATTTAATTGAAACAGCAGACTTTATTGGCTGTCATAATGGGTCATACATTCATCAATACGATTTGTTGCGTGGACTTAAAAAAGGTGGGATATTCCTTTTAAATACGACGTGGGATAAAGATCGAGTGTTACGTTTATTGCCAAAACGTTTGAAAAAAGAATTAGCTAAAAAAGAAGCAAACTTTTATATCATTGATGCGATGTCCATAGCACAAGAAGTTGGTTTGGGTCGACGTATTAATCAAGTCATGTCGACAGCGTTTTTTGAGTTGAATCAACTTATGCCAAAAGATGAATACATTAAATATTTAAAAGAAGAAGTCGTCGCAAGTTATGGTAAAAAATCGCAAGCAATTGTGGATAAAAATCATGCAGCTATAGATTTGACACTCTCCGATTTGGTAAAAGTAGATATACCTAGTAATTGGTTAGATATTGAAATAGACAAAGCAATAGTTGATATGACAAAACCAAAATATGTCAGAGAAATATTAGAACCTGTTAATGCACAACAAGGTGATTCATTGAGTGTTAAAACACTTATTGATAATAATATGACAGATGGTAGTGTACCAATGGGAACGGCCGCTTTTGAAAAACGCGGCATTGCGTTAGAAGTTCCAGAATGGATACCTGAAGCATGTACGATGTGTAATGAGTGTGCGTTTATCTGTCCACATGCCGCGATTCGTCCATTTTTAGCGGACGATGAGGAGATGGCAGAAGCACCTGAAGGATTTATTGTACGTGAAATGAAAGGTGCAGATGGCTTGAAATATCGTATTCAAGTGTCATTGGAAGATTGTACAGGTTGTGGATTGTGTGTGGATGTGTGTCCAGCAAAAGAAAAAGCGTTAGTCATGAAACCTTATGATGAGCAAAAAGAAGAAGCAATCAACTGGGCATTTGCTATGACGCTAAAACAAAAAGCAAATCCTGTGAAGAAAAAAGAATCAATAAAAGGGTCTCAATTTGAGCAACCTTTAATGGAATTTTCAGGTGCGTGTTCTGGTTGTGGTGAAACAACTTATATCAAGCTATTAACGCAACTTTATGGTGATCGTATGTTGATGGCTAATGCGACAGGTTGTTCTTCTATTTGGGGTGCATCAGCACCATCAACTCCTTATACAACCAATGCAGAAGGACAAGGTCCTGCTTGGAGCAATTCGTTATTCGAGGACAATGCTGAGTTTGGTTTGGGGATGTACCTTGCTAATAAAACACAACGAGATGGCGTACAACATTTACTAGAAGAAGCGATTGAACAGCAAGTTGGAACCGACTCATTAAGAGAGTTGATGGTTGATTGGATTGAACACAAGGACGAAGGAAAAGGATCAAGACAGAGGTCAACAAAACTAGAAGCAGCTTTATTAGAAGAAATGGATGGCAATGAATTACTCGAAGATATCTATCGTAAAAGAGATTTGTTTGTCAAACCTAGCCAATGGATTATTGGTGGTGATGGTTGGGCTTATGATATTGGCTTTGGTGGGATTGATCACTGTTTAGCTAGTGGTGAAGACGTGAATATCTTTATCATGGACAATGAAGTGTACTCTAATACTGGAGGTCAAACATCAAAAGCAACGCCAACTGGTGCAATTGCAAAATTCTCATCCGAAGGTAAGAGAACACCTAAAAAAGATTTAGGATTAATTGCCATGACATATGGTGGGGTGTATGTCGCACAAATTGCGATTAATGCCAACCCTACCCAAGCAATCAAAGCAATTGCTGAAGCAGAAAGTTATCCAGGTCCATCCCTTATTATTGGATATGTTCCTTGTATCAATCATGGGATTCAAGGTGGAATGAGCCATGCCGTTGAAGTAACTAAACGAGCTGTCGAGTCAGGTTACTGGCCGCTTTATCGTTATAATCCTGAGCTAGTGGATAAAGGAAAAGAGCCACTAAAAATAGATTATAAAAAAGCTAATTTTGATAATCTAACAGAATTCTTTAACTATCAAACTCGTTTTTCTGCATTGGAAAATGTATTAGAAGATGAAGCAGAAGTAGCAACATTACTTGAAAAATCAGCAGATGATGCGATTGAAAAGGCACAAACTTATAAGAGATTATCTGGGAAATAG
- a CDS encoding flavodoxin: MALVKIVYASMTGNTEGISEIIEDQFIDAGLEVEREECTDVDPDFFEDADICIVATYTYGDGELPFEIEDFFADLEEEDLEDKLFGVVGSGDTEYGEYFCQSARDFVEQFKKTGATEGAEMVEIENEADGEDTERLQAFVDQLVSKVE; this comes from the coding sequence ATGGCTTTAGTAAAAATCGTATATGCAAGTATGACAGGAAATACAGAAGGTATTTCTGAAATTATAGAAGATCAGTTTATAGATGCAGGTTTAGAAGTGGAACGTGAAGAGTGTACAGATGTTGATCCAGACTTTTTTGAAGATGCAGATATTTGTATTGTAGCCACTTATACATATGGAGATGGTGAATTACCATTTGAGATAGAAGACTTCTTTGCTGATTTAGAAGAGGAAGATTTAGAAGACAAATTATTCGGCGTTGTTGGATCAGGTGATACAGAATACGGGGAATATTTCTGCCAGTCAGCACGAGATTTTGTGGAACAATTTAAAAAGACTGGTGCCACAGAAGGTGCTGAGATGGTTGAGATTGAAAATGAAGCAGACGGAGAAGATACAGAACGTCTTCAAGCATTTGTTGACCAATTAGTTAGTAAAGTGGAGTAG
- the yihA gene encoding ribosome biogenesis GTP-binding protein YihA/YsxC — protein MNVNHADIVISAVQPEQYPKTNLPEIALAGRSNVGKSSFINTLVNRKNLARTSGKPGKTQTLNFYIIEDSLHFVDVPGYGYAKVSKTERAKWGQMIETYLTEREQLKAVVSLVDMRHAPSTEDIQMYEFLKYYNIPVIVVATKCDKIPRGKWNKHESMIKKKLNFDPLDDFIIFSSETKEGKDKAWKAIESYMD, from the coding sequence ATGAATGTAAATCATGCAGATATCGTGATTAGTGCGGTACAACCAGAGCAATACCCTAAAACAAATTTACCAGAAATAGCATTAGCAGGACGTTCGAATGTTGGAAAGTCATCCTTTATTAATACACTAGTTAATCGTAAAAATTTAGCCAGGACATCAGGGAAACCTGGAAAAACACAAACCCTAAATTTTTACATTATTGAAGATAGTTTACATTTTGTTGACGTACCAGGATATGGTTATGCCAAAGTATCTAAAACTGAGCGTGCAAAATGGGGACAAATGATTGAAACGTATCTGACTGAAAGAGAGCAATTAAAAGCTGTTGTGTCACTTGTTGATATGCGCCATGCTCCTTCGACTGAAGATATTCAAATGTATGAATTCTTGAAGTATTACAATATACCAGTCATTGTTGTTGCAACAAAATGCGATAAAATTCCTCGTGGAAAATGGAACAAGCATGAATCAATGATTAAGAAAAAATTGAATTTTGATCCATTAGATGACTTTATTATCTTTTCTTCTGAAACAAAAGAAGGAAAAGATAAAGCGTGGAAAGCCATTGAAAGTTATATGGATTAA
- a CDS encoding HAD family hydrolase: protein MTVVVFDVDDTLYDQFSPFELAMIKNFGEKKWLSEISLRTLYQLFRYHSDLAFPDTVSGALSLKDMRVYRIQAALNDLGIEESKGVCQAFQDCYFYEQNQLVLHPEMVRLLTILDEKKVLTGLLTNGPTEHQQLKIEQLGVSKWISEDTHHISESIGYSKPDVSAFKVVETIYPDNSQFLYVGDSYENDVIGAKKAGWQIVWLNKNNKRLTQEMIKPDVALSSYDNIVETVLGLLQEE, encoded by the coding sequence ATGACTGTTGTGGTGTTTGATGTGGATGATACGTTATATGACCAATTTAGTCCGTTTGAATTGGCTATGATTAAGAATTTTGGTGAAAAAAAGTGGCTAAGTGAGATTTCTTTACGAACGTTATACCAATTATTTCGTTATCATAGTGATTTAGCTTTTCCTGATACAGTATCAGGCGCATTGTCGCTAAAAGATATGCGGGTCTATCGTATTCAAGCGGCATTAAATGATTTAGGGATAGAGGAATCTAAAGGAGTGTGTCAGGCGTTTCAAGATTGTTATTTCTATGAACAAAATCAACTTGTTCTTCATCCAGAGATGGTACGATTACTTACTATCTTAGATGAAAAAAAAGTGCTAACAGGACTTTTGACTAACGGACCGACAGAACATCAACAGTTAAAAATCGAGCAATTAGGAGTGTCGAAATGGATTAGTGAAGACACCCATCATATTTCAGAAAGTATTGGCTATAGTAAACCAGATGTATCGGCATTTAAAGTAGTCGAAACCATTTATCCTGATAATAGTCAGTTTTTATATGTTGGAGATTCATATGAAAATGATGTCATCGGGGCTAAAAAGGCTGGATGGCAAATCGTTTGGTTAAACAAAAATAATAAAAGACTAACACAAGAAATGATAAAACCAGATGTGGCGTTATCATCTTATGACAACATTGTGGAAACAGTGTTAGGCTTATTACAAGAGGAGTAA